In Phaeobacter porticola, one DNA window encodes the following:
- a CDS encoding acyl-CoA dehydrogenase family protein, whose protein sequence is MADRTFLSWPFFEDRHRALAADLEIWAAGALADVDHSDTDAACRGLVAALGEVGWTQHSGAPQGERLDVRTLCLIRETLARHDGLADFAFAMQGLGTGAISLFGNEAQQAEWLPLTRSGKAIAAFALTEPQSGSDVANSTMTAKLDGDTYVLNGEKTWISNGGIADVYTVFARTGEEPGARGLSAFVVPAGLPGFEVVERLETIAPHPLARLRFSDCRIPRSARLGGAGDGFKIAMSVLDVFRSTVAAAALGFARRALDEALARVTQRHVQGASLADLQMVQGHIADMALDVDASALLVYRAAWAKDSGAARITREAAMAKLFSTDQAQKVIDRAVQLHGGDGVRRGQKVEELYRDIRALRIYEGASDVQRVVIARQALNAFQKGD, encoded by the coding sequence ATGGCGGATAGAACGTTTTTGAGCTGGCCATTTTTCGAGGACCGCCACCGCGCATTGGCCGCAGATCTTGAAATCTGGGCCGCAGGCGCGCTGGCAGACGTCGATCATAGCGACACCGATGCTGCCTGCCGGGGGCTGGTTGCCGCGTTGGGTGAGGTTGGTTGGACACAACATTCAGGTGCCCCGCAGGGCGAGCGCCTGGATGTGCGCACGCTGTGTTTGATCCGTGAGACTCTGGCACGCCATGATGGGCTCGCCGATTTTGCTTTTGCCATGCAGGGGCTTGGGACTGGAGCGATCTCGCTCTTTGGCAATGAGGCGCAGCAGGCAGAGTGGTTGCCACTGACCCGCAGCGGTAAGGCGATTGCCGCCTTTGCGCTGACCGAGCCACAATCGGGATCGGATGTTGCCAATTCCACCATGACGGCAAAGTTGGACGGCGATACCTATGTGCTAAACGGTGAAAAGACGTGGATCTCCAACGGTGGAATCGCTGATGTCTATACCGTCTTTGCCCGTACCGGCGAGGAGCCGGGGGCAAGGGGGTTGTCGGCTTTTGTTGTGCCTGCGGGGCTGCCGGGGTTTGAGGTGGTGGAGCGGCTTGAGACTATCGCGCCGCACCCGCTGGCCCGTTTGCGGTTTAGCGATTGTCGCATTCCGCGCAGTGCCCGGTTGGGTGGGGCGGGTGATGGCTTTAAAATAGCCATGTCGGTGCTGGATGTGTTCCGTTCTACCGTGGCGGCAGCAGCGTTGGGGTTTGCACGCCGGGCATTGGATGAGGCGTTGGCGCGGGTGACACAGCGCCATGTGCAGGGCGCGTCCTTGGCGGATTTGCAGATGGTGCAGGGCCATATCGCCGATATGGCCCTGGATGTGGATGCAAGTGCGCTGCTTGTTTACCGCGCGGCCTGGGCCAAGGACAGCGGCGCCGCCCGCATCACTCGTGAGGCTGCAATGGCCAAGCTGTTTTCCACCGATCAGGCGCAGAAAGTCATTGATCGGGCGGTGCAGCTACATGGCGGGGATGGTGTCCGTCGAGGGCAAAAAGTGGAAGAACTGTACCGCGATATTCGTGCCCTGCGCATCTATGAGGGGGCGTCGGATGTGCAGCGCGTTGTCATCGCGCGCCAGGCGCTGAATGCTTTTCAAAAGGGAGACTGA
- a CDS encoding AMP-binding protein: protein MLGPTAHIDSFTRDNLPPTDQWPEFLLEGFDYPEHLNAAVELTDAMVAKGFGDNTALIGNGRRRTYKELSDWTNRLAHVLTEDMGVKPGNRVLIRSANNPAMVACWLAATKAGAVVVNTMPMLRAGELSKIIDKGEISHALCDSRLMDALVSCAKTSAYLTSVVGFDGTSNHDAELDRLALEKPVSYEAVSTGRDDVALLGFTSGTTGSPKATMHFHRDLLMIADGYAAAVLGVTPQDIFVGSPPLAFTFGLGGLAIFPLRFGAAATLLENASPPNLIEIIEKYRATVCLTAPTAYRVMLHAMEEGADLSSLRAAVSAGETLPAPVYEDWIAKTGKPMLDGIGATEMLHIFISNRFDDHRPACTGKPVRGYQVRVQDVDGVETPRGEVGRLAVKGPTGCRYLADARQTEYVQDGWNITGDSFMMDAEGYLHFAARNDDMIVSAGYNIAGPEVEAALLAHPAVAECAVIGAADEARGEIVQAHIVLAEGQSASPELINLLQDHVKAAIAPYKYPRDIQFTQALPKTETGKIQRFRLKEDPA, encoded by the coding sequence ATGTTGGGTCCAACCGCACATATCGACAGTTTCACCCGCGATAACCTGCCGCCGACAGACCAGTGGCCAGAGTTCCTGCTGGAGGGGTTCGACTATCCCGAGCACCTGAATGCGGCGGTGGAGCTTACCGACGCCATGGTTGCCAAAGGGTTTGGCGACAACACCGCGCTGATCGGCAATGGTCGTCGACGTACCTACAAGGAACTGAGTGACTGGACAAACCGGCTGGCCCATGTGTTGACCGAGGATATGGGCGTGAAGCCGGGCAACCGGGTGCTGATCAGATCGGCCAACAACCCGGCGATGGTGGCCTGCTGGCTTGCTGCGACCAAGGCGGGGGCGGTGGTGGTCAATACCATGCCAATGCTGCGTGCAGGTGAGCTGTCAAAGATCATCGATAAGGGCGAAATCAGCCACGCGCTGTGTGACAGCCGCCTGATGGATGCGCTGGTGTCTTGCGCCAAGACATCCGCCTATCTGACCTCTGTTGTCGGGTTTGACGGCACGTCCAATCATGACGCCGAGCTGGATCGCCTGGCGCTGGAGAAACCGGTGAGCTATGAGGCCGTCTCCACCGGGCGGGATGATGTGGCGCTGTTGGGGTTTACTTCTGGCACCACAGGGTCACCCAAGGCGACAATGCATTTTCATCGCGATCTGTTGATGATTGCCGATGGCTATGCCGCCGCGGTTCTGGGAGTGACGCCGCAGGATATTTTTGTCGGCTCACCGCCGCTGGCCTTTACCTTTGGGCTGGGGGGACTGGCGATCTTTCCGCTGCGGTTTGGGGCGGCTGCAACGTTGTTGGAGAATGCGTCGCCGCCCAATCTGATTGAGATCATTGAGAAATACCGTGCCACCGTCTGTTTGACTGCGCCAACTGCCTATCGCGTCATGTTGCATGCAATGGAAGAGGGGGCAGATCTTTCGTCCCTGCGTGCCGCGGTTTCAGCGGGCGAGACATTGCCTGCGCCAGTTTATGAAGACTGGATCGCAAAGACCGGTAAGCCGATGCTGGACGGCATCGGAGCGACCGAGATGCTGCATATCTTTATCTCTAACCGGTTCGACGATCACCGACCGGCTTGTACCGGCAAACCTGTGCGTGGTTATCAGGTGCGGGTTCAGGATGTGGACGGCGTTGAGACGCCGCGTGGTGAGGTCGGCAGGCTTGCGGTGAAGGGGCCGACAGGCTGCCGCTATCTGGCAGATGCGCGTCAGACAGAGTACGTTCAGGACGGCTGGAACATCACTGGCGATAGCTTCATGATGGACGCAGAGGGTTATCTGCATTTCGCCGCCCGCAATGACGATATGATCGTTTCTGCTGGGTATAATATCGCTGGTCCCGAGGTGGAGGCAGCTCTGCTTGCTCATCCGGCCGTCGCGGAATGCGCCGTCATTGGCGCCGCAGATGAGGCACGTGGCGAAATCGTTCAGGCCCATATCGTTCTGGCCGAAGGGCAATCGGCGTCGCCGGAATTGATCAATCTGTTGCAGGATCACGTGAAGGCCGCTATTGCGCCCTATAAGTACCCGCGCGACATCCAGTTCACCCAAGCACTGCCCAAGACCGAAACTGGCAAGATTCAGCGGTTTCGGCTCAAAGAAGATCCGGCGTAG